From Bradyrhizobium erythrophlei:
TCATCCGAGGCCAGGACATGAATCGGACTCGAATCTGCCGCGTTAAGGCTTATGTGGGGTGTATGACAGCCATACCGGTCGGAGGCTGACGCCGGCCTTGTCAAGGACTGCACAACGCAACCTTTTTGGCCTATGGGTCTTTTCTACGCAGAGCGAGTGGCCGCCGCCGGTCCCTCAATCGCTTCGATGGGCCTTTTACCTGTTGCCGCCCTGCCGGGAGGATGAATGCACGGACTGCTGACCACGCTCGGGCGTGGCTTCAAGAGATGGATCGGCTGGAAGCGGCTCGGAATCGCGGCGAGCCTCCTCATTATCGCCTTTGCGATCACGACGCTGGTCCGCACCTTGAGAGGCGTCGATACCAGCGTGATCCTGACGGCGCTGACCGACCTGCCGCCGCACCACATCGCGCTCGCGGCGCTGTGCGTGGTCGGCGCGTTCTGTACCCTGACCTTCTATGATTTCTTCGCGCTGCGGACCATCGGCAAGAAACACGTGCCCTACCGCATCGCGGCGCTGTCGAGCTTCACCAGCTATACGATCGGCCACAATATCGGCGCCACCGTGTTTACCGGCGGCGCGATCCGCTTCCGGATCTATTCGGACTACGGCCTGACCGCCATCGACGTCGCCAAGATCTGCTTTCTTTCCGGCCTCACCTTCTGGCTCGGCAACCTGGTCGTGCTCGGCTTCGGCATGGCGTTGCACCCCTGGGCGGCGTCGGCGATGGATCTGCTGCCGCCGGCGATGAACCGGCTGATCGCGATCGGCTGCCTTGCCGGCATCGCGGCCTATTTCATCTGGCTCACGATGGGCAAGCATCGCCGCGAACTCGGCCAGAACGGCTGGAAGGTGGTATTGCCCTCGGCGCGGCTGACGCTGCTGCAGGTGCTGATCGGGGTGGTCGATCTCGGCTTCTGCGCGATGGCGATGTACCTGTTGATGCCGCCGCAGCCCGGCATCGATTTTGTTTCGCTGGCCGTGGTGTTCATTCTGGCGACGCTGCTCGGCTTCGCCAGCCATGCGCCCGGCAGCCTCGGCGTATTCGATGCCGCGATGCTGGTGGCGCTGCCCGAATTCGGCAAGGAACAATTGCTGGCCACGCTGCTGGTCTTCCGCATCCTGTACTTCCTGATCCCGTTCGGAATCTCGATCAGCATCATGGGAACGCGCGAACTCTGGCTCAACGTGGTGCGGCCCTGGCAGGAACGCCGCAGGCTGAACGACGCGTGCTCAAACAATGCCGGCGCGGTGCCGCTGAAGAGCCGGCCATCGCTGCAGCCCGAGCCGGTGAAGAACCGGCCGCCGCCGCCGGTGAAAAGCCGTCAGTCGCAGGGCTAGCGGCAAGCGCGTCTGGACTCCTAGGGTTTTGGAGCCATCTCTCTTACTTCCGCCCCAACAGTAACGTCAAACGGCGCCATGATTCGAATTTGCCTTCGTTCGATAGTCGCCGGCGCGCTGCTTGTCGGCGTGTCGGCGGCGCTGCCGTCGCCAAGGGCGGCGGCCCAGCCCGCGCCGAGCGCTCCGATGCCGATCGCCCAGGCGACGACAACGGTCGCGCCGGATGGCACCATGCAAATCGCCTGGGAGGT
This genomic window contains:
- a CDS encoding lysylphosphatidylglycerol synthase transmembrane domain-containing protein, coding for MHGLLTTLGRGFKRWIGWKRLGIAASLLIIAFAITTLVRTLRGVDTSVILTALTDLPPHHIALAALCVVGAFCTLTFYDFFALRTIGKKHVPYRIAALSSFTSYTIGHNIGATVFTGGAIRFRIYSDYGLTAIDVAKICFLSGLTFWLGNLVVLGFGMALHPWAASAMDLLPPAMNRLIAIGCLAGIAAYFIWLTMGKHRRELGQNGWKVVLPSARLTLLQVLIGVVDLGFCAMAMYLLMPPQPGIDFVSLAVVFILATLLGFASHAPGSLGVFDAAMLVALPEFGKEQLLATLLVFRILYFLIPFGISISIMGTRELWLNVVRPWQERRRLNDACSNNAGAVPLKSRPSLQPEPVKNRPPPPVKSRQSQG